One window of the Candidatus Methylomirabilota bacterium genome contains the following:
- a CDS encoding LLM class flavin-dependent oxidoreductase, whose protein sequence is MPVPRFGLNRFDSRSVDLFAADVRRAEQLGWDAALQPDSQLRRRDTYVLLAAAARVTERITLGPLLANPVNRHPTVTASSIATIDELAPGRVLLGWGVGDTAVRLAGLRPARVKELEESTRLMRALLDGEAVEVGAARPARLPHHRPVPIWIAAGGPKTLRMAGAVADGVFIRVGTHAANIATAVDAIRGGAVEAGRDPAGVRLGAIFHTVLVDDADRALTMARSMAAGYYEYSPALFTPPGIQWTGPDPERLKHDRGVWPDFHHAADLEASGRVVDFLPERAADAFSLRGGPAEVAGRLIEALRAAPAVFDHVVLHPIPDPRWPAGPEADYTARMAREVLPRARASLAAG, encoded by the coding sequence GTGCCAGTTCCGAGATTCGGGCTCAACCGCTTCGACTCGCGCTCGGTCGATCTCTTCGCGGCGGACGTGCGCCGGGCCGAGCAGCTCGGCTGGGACGCAGCGCTGCAGCCCGACTCGCAGCTCCGTCGGCGCGACACCTACGTGCTGCTGGCCGCGGCGGCGCGAGTCACCGAGCGGATCACGCTGGGGCCGTTGCTGGCCAATCCGGTCAATCGTCACCCGACGGTCACCGCCTCGTCGATCGCCACCATCGACGAGCTGGCGCCCGGGCGCGTGCTGCTCGGCTGGGGCGTGGGCGACACTGCGGTGCGCCTGGCCGGGCTGCGGCCCGCGCGCGTCAAGGAGCTGGAGGAATCCACGCGCCTCATGCGCGCGCTGCTCGACGGCGAGGCGGTCGAGGTGGGCGCGGCCCGGCCGGCGCGCCTGCCGCATCACCGGCCGGTGCCGATCTGGATCGCGGCGGGCGGTCCGAAGACGCTGCGGATGGCGGGCGCGGTGGCCGACGGGGTATTCATCCGGGTCGGCACGCATGCGGCCAACATCGCGACCGCAGTGGACGCGATCCGCGGCGGCGCGGTCGAGGCCGGGCGCGATCCGGCGGGGGTGCGCCTCGGGGCGATCTTCCACACCGTGCTGGTCGACGATGCCGACCGCGCACTCACCATGGCGCGGTCGATGGCCGCGGGCTACTACGAGTACTCGCCCGCGCTCTTCACCCCGCCGGGGATTCAGTGGACGGGCCCGGACCCGGAGCGGCTCAAGCACGACCGCGGCGTGTGGCCGGACTTCCATCACGCGGCAGATCTGGAGGCGAGCGGCCGCGTGGTGGATTTCCTGCCGGAGCGCGCGGCCGATGCCTTCAGCCTGCGCGGTGGCCCGGCCGAGGTGGCCGGGCGCCTGATCGAGGCGCTGCGGGCGGCGCCCGCCGTCTTCGACCACGTGGTGTTGCACCCGATCCCGGATCCGCGCTGGCCCGCGGGCCCCGAAGCCGACTACACCGCCCGCATGGCGCGTGAGGTGCTGCCTCGGGCCCGGGCGTCCCTCGCAGCGGGATAG
- a CDS encoding ResA-like WAxxUGC motif-containing protein produces MVTVLTESGEHAMPTTDGSGDALWSPAPEAAATTGWEAKPEGLCRGEVCVPLPAGRERELVDGGRINLAALWRHLGRPVLHSAHGDVWVLGESAQQRAAALASLEAPDFTLPDVNGRMHRLSDYRGKKVLLVTWASWUGCRRDLPVWQELYEELAPRGFVVLSVAMDSREGDPLPWIEAGKPTYPVLIDREHRLAELYGIVNVPQAVWIDEAGRIVRPAEAAGAYEGFRKMNRSTREMPEEAARLTTQAKSTYLDAIRDWVRSGARSEHAFDADGARAHLPAITTDIATAQAMFRLGQALLRRGEQTEAQRWLQEASRLHPDSWCIWRQSAGVNDLGLAALPDFWQRVDALGANRYYLPVDMKGMP; encoded by the coding sequence ATGGTGACAGTGCTGACGGAGTCGGGCGAGCATGCGATGCCCACCACGGATGGCAGCGGCGACGCGCTCTGGTCGCCCGCGCCCGAGGCGGCAGCGACGACCGGCTGGGAGGCCAAGCCGGAGGGTCTCTGCCGGGGCGAGGTCTGCGTGCCGCTGCCGGCCGGCCGCGAGCGCGAGCTCGTCGACGGCGGGCGCATCAACCTGGCCGCGCTGTGGCGCCACCTCGGCCGGCCCGTGTTGCACAGCGCCCACGGCGACGTGTGGGTGCTGGGCGAGAGCGCGCAGCAGCGCGCGGCCGCGCTGGCCTCGCTGGAGGCGCCCGACTTCACGCTGCCCGACGTCAACGGGCGCATGCACCGGCTCTCGGACTATCGCGGCAAGAAAGTGCTGCTGGTCACCTGGGCCTCGTGGTGAGGGTGCCGCCGCGACCTGCCCGTGTGGCAGGAGCTGTACGAGGAGCTGGCTCCGCGCGGGTTCGTGGTCCTCTCGGTGGCGATGGACAGCCGCGAGGGCGACCCGTTGCCGTGGATCGAGGCGGGCAAGCCGACGTATCCGGTCCTGATCGACCGTGAGCACCGGCTGGCCGAGCTGTACGGCATCGTCAACGTGCCGCAGGCCGTATGGATCGACGAGGCCGGGCGCATCGTGCGGCCGGCGGAAGCGGCCGGGGCGTACGAGGGCTTCCGGAAGATGAATCGGTCGACTCGAGAGATGCCGGAGGAGGCGGCGCGGCTCACCACGCAGGCGAAGTCGACCTACCTCGACGCGATCCGCGACTGGGTCCGGTCGGGAGCCCGCAGCGAGCACGCGTTCGACGCCGACGGGGCCCGCGCGCATCTGCCCGCGATCACCACGGACATCGCGACGGCGCAGGCCATGTTCCGGCTGGGCCAGGCCCTGCTGCGGCGGGGCGAGCAGACGGAGGCACAGCGGTGGCTCCAGGAGGCGAGCCGGCTGCATCCCGACTCCTGGTGCATCTGGCGTCAGAGCGCCGGGGTCAACGACCTGGGGCTGGCCGCGCTGCCCGATTTCTGGCAGCGGGTGGACGCACTCGGGGCCAATCGCTACTACCTCCCGGTGGACATGAAGGGCATGCCGTAG